Proteins encoded together in one Ammospiza nelsoni isolate bAmmNel1 chromosome Z, bAmmNel1.pri, whole genome shotgun sequence window:
- the GIN1 gene encoding gypsy retrotransposon integrase-like protein 1 isoform X1, whose translation MVRSGKSGGLHLKQIAYYKRTGEYHPTTLSSERSGIRRAAKKFVFNENKLFYVGKDRKQMRLVIVSDEEKKKVLEKCHKSAAGTHHGISRTLTLVECNYYWTSVTNDVKQWVHACQHCQVAKTIATRVPKIHPIKAEDPWTAVTIELIGPFNVTNRSHKYIIIMTDLFTRWTVILPLHDTSAAEIAKAIINVFFLYGPPQKMPIDQGKELVYQINEELFALFGMKQIVLSYPQTHDVNEKVSKTIKTFLNKYCIDHPNDWDEHLSAIAYAFNLTNLEPDQNTPYFQMFSRNPRVVEPMNMCVEGEYSSFAKIFEATKKFSQALEEDKTSGCQADKKTPDEPKIRTKITVKRKSKQLNTLQLKVGHEVLRQRKNWWKDGRFQSEWIGPYIIDYITENGCAILRDSTGSRLKRSIKMSHLKPYVRGSSEKGNHYILQGAVVFDHDYIGLSERSNNSSQADYFAEKEINAYKRDIVSAVQIPPAACKDQESADGKLESELREDHCIEPNITKPEQWPSPCWTLQTKTEDT comes from the exons AAAACAAGTTGTTCTATGttggaaaagacagaaaacaaatgcGCCTGGTAATTGTTTCagatgaagagaagaaaaaagtccttgagaaatgccacaaaAGTGCTGCTGGCACTCATCATGGTATATCAAGAACACTGACTTTAGTGGAGTGTAATTACTACTGGACCTCTGTAACAAATGATGTCAAGCAGTGG GTGCATGCTTGCCAGCATTGCCAGGTGGCAAAGACCATAGCTACCAGAGTACCCAAAATACACCCTATCAAAGCAGAGGATCCATGGACAGCAGTCACTATAGAACTAATAGGACCTTTCAATGTTACCAACAGAAGTCACAAATACATCATAATTATGACAGATTTGTTTACAAGATGGACTGTTATCTTACCACTGCATGACACTTCGGCAGCTGAAATTGCTAAGGCAATcataaatgtgtttttcttaTATGGGCCACCTCAAAAGATGCCTATTGATCAGGGGAAGGAGCTTGTTTATCAG ATAAATGAAGAACTGTTTGCACTGTTTGGAATGAAGCAAATTGTATTGTCTTATCCTCAGACACATGATGtaaatgaaaaagtttcaaaaacaATCAAAACTTTCCTTAACAAGTATTGCATAGACCATCCAAACGATTGGGATGAACATTTATCCGCTATAGCCTATGCTTTCAATTTGACAAATTTG GAGCCAGATCAAAACACTCCATATTTCCAAATGTTCAGCCGTAATCCACGTGTTGTTGAGCCCATGAATATGTGTGTGGAAGGAGAATACAGTAGTTTTGCCAAAATATTTGAAGCAACTAAAAAATTCAGTCAAGCACTGGAAGAAGACAAAACCTCAGGTTGCCAG GCAGATAAAAAAACTCCAGATGAACCAAAAATCAGAACCAAAATCACAGTCAAAAGGAAGTCAAAACAATTAAATACTCTTCAACTTAAAGTTGGTCATGAAGTCCTCAGGCAAAGAAAAAACTGGTGGAAAGATGGTCGTTTCCAGTCGGAATGGATCGGTCCTTATATCATAGATTACATCACAGAAAATGGCTGTGCAATATTAAGAGATTCTACAGGATCCAGGCTGAAAAGATCCATCAAGATGTCTCACCTCAAGCCATATGTAAGAGGGTCCAGTGAAAAAG GCAACCATTACATTCTACAAGGTGCAGTAGTTTTTGACCATGACTATATTGGCTTATCTGAAAGATCTAATAATTCAAGCCAAGCAGACTATTttgctgaaaaagaaataaatgcctACAAAAGAGATATCGTGTCTGCTGTACAGATtccacctgcagcctgcaaAGACCAAGAATCAGCAGATGGTAAACTTGAGTCTGAGCTGAGAGAAGATCATTGCATTGAACCAAACATTACAAAGCCAGAGCAATGGCCATCACCTTGTTGGACACTTCAGACAAAGACAGAGGATACTTAA